In a single window of the Cherax quadricarinatus isolate ZL_2023a chromosome 86, ASM3850222v1, whole genome shotgun sequence genome:
- the LOC128703074 gene encoding probable G-protein coupled receptor Mth-like 1 produces the protein MARWSWLFVVLGMTFVQLSSEQSVKRNKGGVSIRLPQCCPSQHAISTRNATCAYNPDSSFQPPILFKGSMMLASNIVEEVKGITLACENENSGTRLIALSLDGEHGTLILLPDGTVNVMWFPPEGLIYERLQDFCVLQVLDDESDDPPMYWAKACLQDHALQWQADRLACSNASCLRKCCPAGEHLKNKGLCMPDDKTKDWSLAPQFPDLHVVYGLPTCEKILIYDDHSLTETGNLLASEELLSPQHYCIDNNEDTKSDQVYELALVCFEGSADSECQWKYGVLVPVLMGISCACLTATWVIYLLVPRLKSCNTGRCLLSFVSATFFAFLTITINKAGRENFTELQCSLIATLCHASILAMFFWLNVMSFHIYFQLRSPHKGYREGVRVFLVYSLYAWGSAILITLVGVTLDALQADVIRPHFHLPNCWFLDVTSRWVYQYGIILVLILVNMVFFICSVMLLKRNDRYRVESGHNQTISAWVYLKLFIITGVLWITEIVSWKIGNQCNIAVIIIDIINSLQGVYIFLVAVCLRKDLKVFHWGCPQLAVSNEDSVPTHTGEDASELLDAQRRKE, from the exons ATGGCTCGTTGGAGCTGGTTATTTGTCGTCCTGGGCATGACTTTTGTCCAGTTGTCGTCCGAACAGTCAGTAAAAAGAAATAAAGGCGGTGTTTCAATACGACTGCCTCAGTGCTGCCCGAGTCAGCATGCCATATCCACGAGGAACGCGACTTGCGCCTACAACCCAGATTCTTCCTTCCAGCCGCCTATTCTCTTCAAGGGATCCATGATGCTAGCTTCGAACATAGTGGAGGAGGTGAAAGGAATTACTTTAGCCTGTGAGAACGAGAACAGTGGCACTCGTCTCATAGCCCTCAGTTTAGATGGCGAACATGGTACCCTAATATTATTACCTGATGGTACTGTTAACGTCATGTGGTTTCCCCCTGAGGGATTGATCTACGAGCGACTCCAGGATTTCTGCGTTTTGCAGGTACTCGATGACGAATCGGATGACCCACCTATGTACTGGGCCAAAGCTTGCCTTCAGGACCATGCTTTGCAGTGGCAAGCTGACCGGCTAGCCTGCAGTAACGCCTCGTGCCTTCGTAAGTGCTGTCCAGCTGGCGAGCACCTCAAAAACAAGGGACTTTGCATGCCTGACGATAAAACTAAAGACTGGAGCCTAGCGCCACAGTTCCCAGACTTGCATGTTGTGTATGGCTTGCCCACGTGTGAGAAAATTCTGATATACGATGACCACAGCCTCACAGAAACGGGGAACTTGCTCGCCTCAGAGGAGCTCCTCTCGCCTCAACACTACTGCATAGATAACAACGAGGATACCAAGAGCGACCAGGTCTACGAACTCGCTCTGGTGTGCTTCGAGGGGTCGGCCGACTCCGAGTGCCAGTGGAAATACGGAGTGCTGGTTCCAGTCTTGATGGGAATCTCCTGTGCCTGCTTGACTGCCACCTGGGTTATTTACCTGCTGGTGCCACGACTCAAGAGCTGCAACACAGGAAGGTGCCTATTGTCCTTCGTCAGCGCCACTTTCTTCGCCTTTCTAACCATCACGATCAACAAAGCGGGCCGTGAAAATTTCACCGAGCTGCAGTGCTCATTAATAG CCACGCTGTGTCATGCTAGTATCCTAGCTATGTTTTTCTGGCTCAACGTCATGAGTTTCCACATCTACTTCCAGCTAAG GTCACCACATAAAGGGTATCGCGAGGGCGTACGAGTGTTCCTGGTATACAGCCTCTACGCCTGGGGTAGCGCTATTCTCATCACTCTCGTTGGTGTCACGCTGGATGCCCTGCAAGCTGATGTTATACGCCCACACTTCCACCTCCCCAACTGCTGGTTCCTCG ATGTGACTTCCCGCTGGGTGTACCAGTACGGCATCATCCTGGTGCTCATCTTAGTAAACATGGTATTCTTCATCTGCTCAGTGATGCTGCTGAAGCGCAACGACAGATACAGAGTCGAGAGTGGACACAACCAGACCATAAG TGCCTGGGTATACCTTAAACTCTTCATTATTACGGGAGTGCTGTGGATTACTGAGATCGTGTCTTGGAAGATTGGCAACCAGTGTAACATCGC AGTCATCATCATCGACATCATTAACAGTCTTCAAGGAGTGTATATTTTTCTCGTGGCAGTTTGCTTAAGGAAAGATCTCAAG GTGTTCCACTGGGGATGTCCTCAGCTGGCCGTTAGTAATGAAGATTCTGTCCCGACTCACACTGGAGAAGATGCCAGCGAACTCCTGGATGCGCAGCGTCGCAAGGAGTGA